The following are encoded together in the Mustela nigripes isolate SB6536 chromosome 11, MUSNIG.SB6536, whole genome shotgun sequence genome:
- the NAGPA gene encoding N-acetylglucosamine-1-phosphodiester alpha-N-acetylglucosaminidase isoform X1, translating to MAASMGRWLLFLVELLGFLTEETSGLDWGASRDDDLLLPYSRARARSARDCSRVRAGSLDHESWPPTPATAGTRGPSVRTFVSHFADRAVPGHLTRVAEPLRTFSVLEPGGSGGCASRRRATVEETARAAGCRVAQNGGFFRMSTGECLGNVVSDGRRVSSAGGLQNAQFGIRRDGTLVTGYLSEEEVLETENPFVQLLSGVVWLIRNGSVYINESQATECDETQETGSFSKFVNVMSARTAVGHDRKGQLVLFHADGQTEQRGINLWEMAEFLLKQDVVNAINLDGGGSATFVLNGSLASYPSDHCQDNMWRCPRHVSTVVCVHEPRCQPPDCSGHGTCVEGRCQCTGHFWQGAACDKLDCGPSNCSLHGLCTETGCRCEAGWTGSNCSEACSNGSFGADCAMKCRCQNGAACDPVQGTCTCPPGFTGDTCEQECPLGWHGPGCQMPCKCEHQCPCDPQTGNCSLAQAPALTSIFSQVKQCLRPSETTPRTGELSLLTGTAWLALTLALVFLLLISTVANVSLLLGSRAGRSRHLDGAYVYHPLQEMNGELLAMEKEQQGDAHNPFKD from the exons ATGGCGGCCTCCATGGGTCGCTGGCTTCTCTTCCTCGTTGAGCTGCTCGGCTTCCTCACGGAGGAGACCAGCGGCCTCGACTGGGG GGCCTCCCGAGACGACGACTTGCTGCTGCCCTACTCCCGCGCGCGCGCGCGGTCCGCCCGGGACTGCTCAAGGGTGCGCGCCGGAAGCCTCGATCACGAGAGCTGGCCACCTACCCCGGCGACCGCCGGCACCCGCGGCCCATCGGTGCGCACCTTTGTTTCGCACTTCGCAGACCGCGCGGTGCCTGGCCACCTGACGCGGGTGGCAGAGCCCCTGCGCACCTTCTCGGTGCTGGAGCCCGGTGGGTCCGGCGGCTGCGCTTCGAGGCGCCGCGCCACCGTGGAGGAGACGGCGCGGGCGGCTGGCTGCAGAGTCGCCCAGAACGGCGGCTTCTTCCGCATGAGCACGGGCGAGTGCCTGGGGAACGTGGTGAGCGACGGGCGCCGGGTGAGCAGCGCCGGGGGGCTGCAGAACGCGCAGTTCGGGATCCGCCGCGACGGGACCCTGGTCACCGG GTACCTGTCTGAAGAGGAGGTGCTGGAAACCGAGAATCCATTTGTGCAGCTGCTGAGTGGGGTCGTGTGGCTGATACGCAACGGAAGTGTGTACATCAACGAAAGCCAGGCGACTGAGTGTGATGAGACGCAGGAGACAG GTTCCTTTAGCAAATTCGTGAATGTGATGTCAGCCAGGACAGCTGTGGGACATGACCGGAAAGGGCAGCTGGTGCTCTTCCACGCAGATGGGCAGACGGAGCAGCGGGG CATTAACCTGTGGGAGATGGCAGAGTTCTTGCTGAAACAGGACGTGGTCAACGCCATCAACCTGGATGGAGGGGGTTCCGCCACCTTTGTGCTCAACGGGTCCTTGGCCAGTTACCCATCAGATCACTG CCAGGACAACATGTGGCGCTGTCCACGCCACGTGTCTACcgtggtgtgtgtgcatgagccCCGCTGCCAGCCACCTGACTGCAGCGGCCACGGGACCTGTGTGGAGGGTCGCTGCCAGTGCACGGGACACTTCTGGCAGGGCGCGGCCTGCGACAAGCTGGACTGTGGCCCCTCCAACTGCAGCCTACACGGGCTTTGCACAGAGA CTGGCTGCCGCTGTGAAGCTGGATGGACAGGCTCCAACTGCAGTGAAG CTTGTAGCAATGGCTCCTTCGGGGCAGACTGTGCCATGAAGTGCAGGTGTCAGAATGGAGCTGCCTGTGACCCCGTCCAGGGAACCTGCACCTGTCCTCCTGGCTTCACTGGAGACACCTGCGAGCAGG AGTGTCCCCTCGGCTGGCACGGGCCAGGCTGCCAGATGCCTTGCAAGTGTGAGCACCAGTGTCCCTGTGACCCCCAGACTGGCAACTGCAGCCTGGCCCAGGCACCAGCCCTTACCAGCATCTTCTCCCAAG TGAAACAGTGTCTCCGGCCATCTGAGACCACCCCGAGAACAGGAGAACTCTCCCTTCTCACCGG GACCGCCTGGCTGGCCCTCACCCTGGCCCTAGTTTTCCTTCTGCTGATCAGCACGGTGGCGAACGTGTCCTTACTCCTTGGCTCGAGGGCAGGGCGGAGCCGGCACCTGGATGGGGCCTACGTTTACCACCCACTGCAGGAGATGAACGGGGAGCTTCTGGCCatggagaaggaacagcagggTGACGCCCACAACCCCTTCAAGGACTGA
- the NAGPA gene encoding N-acetylglucosamine-1-phosphodiester alpha-N-acetylglucosaminidase isoform X2 — MAASMGRWLLFLVELLGFLTEETSGLDWGASRDDDLLLPYSRARARSARDCSRVRAGSLDHESWPPTPATAGTRGPSVRTFVSHFADRAVPGHLTRVAEPLRTFSVLEPGGSGGCASRRRATVEETARAAGCRVAQNGGFFRMSTGECLGNVVSDGRRVSSAGGLQNAQFGIRRDGTLVTGYLSEEEVLETENPFVQLLSGVVWLIRNGSVYINESQATECDETQETGSFSKFVNVMSARTAVGHDRKGQLVLFHADGQTEQRGINLWEMAEFLLKQDVVNAINLDGGGSATFVLNGSLASYPSDHCQDNMWRCPRHVSTVVCVHEPRCQPPDCSGHGTCVEGRCQCTGHFWQGAACDKLDCGPSNCSLHGLCTETGCRCEAGWTGSNCSEACSNGSFGADCAMKCRCQNGAACDPVQGTCTCPPGFTGDTCEQECPLGWHGPGCQMPCKCEHQCPCDPQTGNCSLAQAPALTSIFSQVKQCLRPSETTPRTGELSLLTGRCGRAGLHDTQGLSLLLPERVSGGCPLALPAPFCSGTVVVFSLEAPDSASVVVEGKPLQHCPTTPC, encoded by the exons ATGGCGGCCTCCATGGGTCGCTGGCTTCTCTTCCTCGTTGAGCTGCTCGGCTTCCTCACGGAGGAGACCAGCGGCCTCGACTGGGG GGCCTCCCGAGACGACGACTTGCTGCTGCCCTACTCCCGCGCGCGCGCGCGGTCCGCCCGGGACTGCTCAAGGGTGCGCGCCGGAAGCCTCGATCACGAGAGCTGGCCACCTACCCCGGCGACCGCCGGCACCCGCGGCCCATCGGTGCGCACCTTTGTTTCGCACTTCGCAGACCGCGCGGTGCCTGGCCACCTGACGCGGGTGGCAGAGCCCCTGCGCACCTTCTCGGTGCTGGAGCCCGGTGGGTCCGGCGGCTGCGCTTCGAGGCGCCGCGCCACCGTGGAGGAGACGGCGCGGGCGGCTGGCTGCAGAGTCGCCCAGAACGGCGGCTTCTTCCGCATGAGCACGGGCGAGTGCCTGGGGAACGTGGTGAGCGACGGGCGCCGGGTGAGCAGCGCCGGGGGGCTGCAGAACGCGCAGTTCGGGATCCGCCGCGACGGGACCCTGGTCACCGG GTACCTGTCTGAAGAGGAGGTGCTGGAAACCGAGAATCCATTTGTGCAGCTGCTGAGTGGGGTCGTGTGGCTGATACGCAACGGAAGTGTGTACATCAACGAAAGCCAGGCGACTGAGTGTGATGAGACGCAGGAGACAG GTTCCTTTAGCAAATTCGTGAATGTGATGTCAGCCAGGACAGCTGTGGGACATGACCGGAAAGGGCAGCTGGTGCTCTTCCACGCAGATGGGCAGACGGAGCAGCGGGG CATTAACCTGTGGGAGATGGCAGAGTTCTTGCTGAAACAGGACGTGGTCAACGCCATCAACCTGGATGGAGGGGGTTCCGCCACCTTTGTGCTCAACGGGTCCTTGGCCAGTTACCCATCAGATCACTG CCAGGACAACATGTGGCGCTGTCCACGCCACGTGTCTACcgtggtgtgtgtgcatgagccCCGCTGCCAGCCACCTGACTGCAGCGGCCACGGGACCTGTGTGGAGGGTCGCTGCCAGTGCACGGGACACTTCTGGCAGGGCGCGGCCTGCGACAAGCTGGACTGTGGCCCCTCCAACTGCAGCCTACACGGGCTTTGCACAGAGA CTGGCTGCCGCTGTGAAGCTGGATGGACAGGCTCCAACTGCAGTGAAG CTTGTAGCAATGGCTCCTTCGGGGCAGACTGTGCCATGAAGTGCAGGTGTCAGAATGGAGCTGCCTGTGACCCCGTCCAGGGAACCTGCACCTGTCCTCCTGGCTTCACTGGAGACACCTGCGAGCAGG AGTGTCCCCTCGGCTGGCACGGGCCAGGCTGCCAGATGCCTTGCAAGTGTGAGCACCAGTGTCCCTGTGACCCCCAGACTGGCAACTGCAGCCTGGCCCAGGCACCAGCCCTTACCAGCATCTTCTCCCAAG TGAAACAGTGTCTCCGGCCATCTGAGACCACCCCGAGAACAGGAGAACTCTCCCTTCTCACCGG GAGATGTGGCAGGGCTGGCCTGCATGACACACAGGGACTGTCACTACTGCTCCCCGAGCGTGTGTCTGGAGGGTGCCCCCTGGCCCTGCCAGCCCCATTTTGCTCCGGAACAGTGGTTGTGTTCTCCCTGGAGGCTCCTGACTCTGCCTCTGTTGTGGTGGAGGGGAAACCCCTCCAGCACTGCCCCACAACCCCCTGTTGA